A genomic region of Metopolophium dirhodum isolate CAU chromosome 1, ASM1992520v1, whole genome shotgun sequence contains the following coding sequences:
- the LOC132933831 gene encoding LOW QUALITY PROTEIN: tyrosine-protein phosphatase 3-like (The sequence of the model RefSeq protein was modified relative to this genomic sequence to represent the inferred CDS: deleted 1 base in 1 codon; substituted 1 base at 1 genomic stop codon) yields MSAGWYVVKFKNEKNIIEVIPSNWIKNFEACFWPLKFGSIKLQSAIKNRANPEKDWKLYPIKVICNKMFTVYKDASKFANETLAQSSSESEQLTAKKTSTKRKKKNKQIDCSSGPSSDEKLSDLPPFPKFKKNDFKETESSVDVSHNIECSLNDDLNMVSNENQNIFVINDEDNQNIDLSDGFRCIISNNQNNVSSDESFTVIDNNDIGVSNGSDNLPSVSGNKNQNYNFPEDTVNNQTAVTMQEINLNDIDFGSLVSVPQNKQKTHISSEVETQILRQLITLNARCKEQGDYLHTIMMVVNNIQEKQDKQTSSIAVSSATNDEFENVCVMLPISNELSLTNFKETLINNKTLYYKMVKMLALLGGSNFKESVRRILRKLXIITNDYAKSFSYTGHKNNKTALNNTILASLLTKAIHSSANNANTSVKQIELVASIWLIKAYERCKQAAEIPL; encoded by the exons ATGTCTGCCGGCTGGtatgttgttaaatttaaaaatgaaaaaaatataattgaagtaATTCCAAGTAATTGGATTAAGAACTTTGAAGCATGTTTCTGGCCTTTAAAATTTGGTTCAATTAAATTGCAATCGGCCATAAAAAACCGTGCAAATCCAGAAAAAGATTGGAAATTATATCCCATAAAAGTCATATGCAACAAAATGTTTACTGTGTATAAGGATGCTTCTAAATTTGCTAATGAGACCCTAGCCCAAAGTTCATCAGAAAGTGAACAACTAACTGCTAAAAAAACATCAACTAAACgcaaaaaaaagaataaacaaATTGATTGTAGCAGTGGACCAAGTAGTGATGAAAAACTATCAGATCTGCCACCATTCCCAAAATTCAAAA aaaatgattTTAAAGAAACAGAATCCAGTGTAGATGTTTCACATAATATAGAATGTAGTCTAAATGATGATTTAAACATGGTATCTaatgaaaatcaaaacatttttg TTATCAATGACGAAGATAACCAAAATATTGATCTCAGTGATGGTTTTAgatgtataatatctaataatcaAAACAATGTCTCTTCAg ATGAATCATTTACAGTTATTGATAACAATGACATTGGGGTTAGTAATGGATCAGACAATTTGCCATCTGTTAGTGGTAACAAAAACCAAAACTACAATTTTCCAG AAGACACAGTTAATAATCAAACTGCAGTGACCATGCAAGAAATTAATCTGAATGATATAGATTTTGGGAGTTTAGTGTCAGTTCCACAAAACAAACAGAAAACTCACATTTCTTCAG aagttGAAACACAGATCTTAAGACAACTTATTACTTTAAACGCCAGATGTAAAGAACAAGGCGACTACCTTCATACAATAATGATGGTAGTAAACAACATTCAAGAGAAGCAAGATAAACAAACTTCATCTATTGCAGTATCATCAGCTACTAATgatgaatttgaaaatgtatgtgTAATGCTTCCGATATCAAATGAGTTATCACTAACAAACTTTAAAGAAACtttgataaacaataaaacattatattataaaatg GTGAAAATGTTGGCCTTGCTTGGTGGATCTAATTTTAAAGAGTCAGTCAGACGGATATTAagaaagtta taaataataaccaatgATTATGCTAAATCTTTCAGTTACACGGGGCACAAGAATAACAAAACTGCTTTGAACAATACTATTCTGGCATCATTACTTACTA agGCTATCCATTCATCCGCCAACAATGCTAATACTTCTGTTAAACAAATTGAGCTGGTGGCAAGTATTTGGCTTATCAAAGCATACGAAAGGTGCAAACAAGCAGCAGAAAttccattataa
- the LOC132948516 gene encoding tigger transposable element-derived protein 6-like: protein MRRKFSKTSDGALVDKVTFEWFCRARSYNLPVSGPLLQEKAREVANEVGLENFKASNGWLQKFRERHNISFKNICGEGNSVDTSVVEKWLEKLKTLISDYEPKNIFNCDETGLFFRALPDKTLCLKNKICRGV, encoded by the exons ATGAGGAGAAAATTTTCGAAGACATCGGATGGAGCACTTGTAGATAAAGTTACATTTGAATGGTTCTGTAGAGCCCGTTCATATAATTTACCTGTTTCTGGACCATTGCTCCAAGAGAAAGCACGAGAAGTTGCAAATGAGGTAGGTCTAGAAAATTTTAAAGCTTCAAATGGTTGGCTTCAAAAATTCCGAGAACGTCAtaacatttcttttaaaaatatatgtggtGAAGGTAACTCTGTTGATACAAGTGTCGTAGAAAAGTGgttagaaaaattgaaaacattaatttcaGATTatgaaccaaaaaatatattcaattgtgATGAAACAGGTTTATTTTTTCGAGCACTTCCTGATAAAACattgtgtttaaaaaacaaaatttgtcgTGGAG TGTAA
- the LOC132948501 gene encoding cAMP-dependent protein kinase catalytic subunit beta-like produces MESIEIYNIKKYGDPNVDVIPVSDLAFTQKLWTGSFGHVVLARHCATGELKTVKAVSARVVSTWPRNVNADRNAMAAMGTFPFTVRLECWAADTEWLYLIMPMVSVGTLFELVSEHGRLNENIVLGVEFLHATGLVHRNLKPENVLVNVNGYVRLSGFGDSKLIGRASRTYSLCGTPDYMPPEMVGFRGYGLAVDYWSLGIMLYEMAAAHPPFIGPDVGVLFGRILRGEYRMDNTFSPSLRNLIQNLVQTYEILH; encoded by the exons ATGGAGTCaattgaaatatacaatatcaaGAA GTATGGTGACCCAAACGTGGACGTCATTCCTGTGTCCGATCTGGCGTTTACCCAAAAGCTGTGGACGGGCAGTTTCGGCCACGTAGTGTTGGCCCGGCATTGTGCTACCGGCGAGTTGAAAACTGTGAAGGCGGTAAGTGCCAGAGTGGTGTCTACTTGGCCGAGGAACGTGAACGCCGACCGGAATGCTATGGCGGCGATGGGAACGTTCCCGTTCACGGTCCGGTTAGAGTGCTGGGCAGCAGATACCGAATGGTTATACCTGATTATGCCTATGGTGTCCGTCGGCACCCTGTTCGAGCTAGTGTCTGAACACGGCAGGCTCAACGAGAAC ATCGTGCTCGGCGTCGAGTTCCTACACGCTACTGGGCTAGTGCATCGAAATCTCAAGCCTGAAAACGTGCTGGTCAATGTCAATGGTTACGTACGACTGTCAGGGTTTGGTGATAGCAAGCTGATCGGGCGGGCCAGTCGCACCTACTCGCTGTGTGGCACTCCCGACTACATGCCACCCGAGATGGTTGGGTTCCGTGGCTACGGTCTGGCAGTGGACTACTGGAGCCTGGGCATAATGCTTTACGAGATGGCAGCCGCGCATCCACCGTTTATAGGACCAGACGTTGGAGTGTTGTTCGGGCGAATCTTGCGTGGCGAGTACCGGATGGACAATACGTTCAGCCCATCCCTTAGGAACCTGATCCAGAACTTGGTCCAA acTTACGAGATATTGCATTAA
- the LOC132948534 gene encoding putative nuclease HARBI1, which produces MNYVNYLATGERFQRLHYHFRLGATTIGIIVDSVCSAIWKLLSPIYLPSPKKDDWIKIANDFYEIWNFPNCIGAIDGKHISIICPPGAGSEYYNYKGFHSIVLQAVVDAHAKFIVIDVGDYGRSSDSGIFKESQFGKQLFQNKLDLPAPKKINQNINEDFPFVFVGDEAYPLLPNLMRPFPRRNLTNEKRIYNYRQSCARRIVECAFGIMVKRFNVLENKMLVGPEKATKITQAVCVLHNLIMTREANFAEVHNQIENSNDQMGIRNTTNIVNHNRCSTAAIELRKKFMDYFNSENGSVPWQD; this is translated from the exons ATGAATTACGTAAA CTATCTGGCGACTGGTGAACGTTTTCAACGTCTTCACTACCATTTCCGTTTGGGAGCTACAACTATTGGAATAATTGTCGATTCTGTATGTTCAGCGATATGGAAATTACTATCACCTATCTACTTACCATCGCCAAAGAAAGATGATTGGATTAAAATAGCAaacgatttttatgaaatatggaACTTTCCAAACTGCATTGGTGCAATTGATGGTAaacatatttctattatatGCCCTCCGGGGGCTGGATCGGAGTATTACAATTACAAGGGGTTTCATTCAATTGTACTGCAAGCAGTAGTTGATGCTCACGCTAAGTTTATTGTGATAGATGTTGGAGATTATGGTCGGTCTAGTGATAGTGGGATTTTCAAAGAATCTCAATTtggtaaacaattatttcaaaataaattagatttgcCAGCacccaaaaaaattaatcaaaatattaatgaagATTTCCCCTTTGTATTTGTTGGCGATGAGGCTTACCCACTATTACCTAATTTGATGAGACCTTTCCCTCGTAGAAAtttaacaaacgaaaaacgtaTATACAATTATCGACAATCCTGTGCGAGAAGAATAGTTGAATGTGCATTTGGAATTATGGTAAAAAGGTTTaatgtattagaaaataaaatgctAGTCGGCCCTGAAAAAGCTACAAAAATAACTCAGGCAGTTTGTGTACTTCACAATTTAATTATGACTAGAGAAGCTAACTTTGCTGAAGTTcataatcaaattgaaaatagtaATGATCAAATGGGGATTAGAAACACTACAAACATTGTTAATCATAATAGATGTTCTACAGCAGCTATTGAACTACGAAAAAAATTTATGGACTACTTCAATTCAGAAAATGGCTCAGTCCCTTGGCAAGactaa